The proteins below come from a single Eucalyptus grandis isolate ANBG69807.140 chromosome 3, ASM1654582v1, whole genome shotgun sequence genomic window:
- the LOC104436604 gene encoding uncharacterized protein LOC104436604 isoform X8, translating into MLDGLLGRGFAAKCKSLIKLTRSRIDVIRRKRQATQKFLKKDMADLLANGLDTNAYGRAEGLLVELTLSSCYDHVDQFCEVLLKQMSTMQKQSGCPEECREAVSSLMFAAARFSDLPELRDLRDRFQERYGNSLDCFIEQEFSNKLAGKPSTLEKKVKLMQDIASEFSIRWDARAFEQRMSGNSSTVQEQPKDHGLLSHATDYSKLTNAKYIPLKGDKLNFPPKQSFEEVDEGQRFRNNMGANGFRRNDLNPQPKLESTGNKWNEFEDVISRKDDHDTQQGRPGLASYKAEEGTSLKQVKSGASSHERRRKDTNGTQQGRLDHSSYKIEEDGSPKPLKSYETGYKDTAGGLKYQNRRERTVLEREHGDGSLHWKQGTLPSSAGTYIKTNVKDAPSANDNNGNEDHVANSLRKARRGDIERSYCKSPLPPPYVKPNVKPPKDGKYGSKSESVFDGSKIPLAPKSEIPGPFIEKLHLGSSRPDDERKEVGPGRMTSHDDNKQFPYQDDMPGYPVPKPKSSRRKHSKSRSAHDEIDYEDAHTGRSSRSRRKDDPRRGLQILFDDERGQKDEEERIIDKLLMHYSKKPSAYEPGKVRRKSRSRHAHGSGGSPVDNSRPKYDDDPEVVTLPPRSVSLPREQTTAPVEPAKVFARAASFQPERPNLARHVHPNLPDCDDLAARIAALRGS; encoded by the exons ATGCTGGACGGCTTGCTCGGTCGCGGCTTCGCCGCCAAGTG CAAATCGCTGATCAAGCTGACGAGGTCGAGGATCGATGTCATACGGCGGAAGCGGCAGGCGACGcagaagtttttgaagaaagACATGGCCGATCTCCTCGCCAATGGCCTCGACACCAACGCTTATGGCCGG GCTGAAGGACTTCTGGTTGAATTGACGCTCTCGTCATGCTATGATCATGTCGATCAGTTTTGCGAGGTCTTGTTGAAGCAAATGTCGACAATGCAAAAGCAGAG TGGATGCCCAGAGGAATGTCGAGAGGCTGTATCCTCCTTGATGTTTGCTGCTGCAAGATTTTCTGATTTGCCAGAGTTGCGTGACCTTAGGGATAGATTCCAAGAGAGATATGGAAATTCCTTGGACTGTTTCATAGAGCAAGAG TTTTCCAATAAATTAGCCGGAAAGCCTTCTACACTGGAAAAGAAAGTTAAGCTAATGCAAGACATAGCATCAGAGTTTTCGATAAGGTGGGATGCAAGAGCTTTTGAACAGAGAATGTCCGGAAACTCTTCAACTGTCCAG GAGCAACCGAAAGATCACGGACTTCTTTCCCATGCCACTGATTACTCTAAATTAACGAATGCCAAGTATATACCTTTGAAAGGAGATAAGCTGAATTTCCCTCCAAAGCAAAGTTTTGAAGAAGTGGATGAAGGGCAGAGGTTCCGTAATAACATGGGAGCCAATGGCTTTAGAAGAAATGACCTCAATCCTCAACCAAAGCTTGAATCAACTGGCAACAAGTGGAATGAGTTTGAGGACGTTATCTCGAGGAAAGATGATCATGATACCCAACAAGGAAGGCCTGGTCTCGCCTCTTATAAAGCTGAGGAGGGTACTAGCTTGAAACAAGTTAAATCTGGTGCTTCATCTCATGAAAGACGACGTAAGGACACTAACGGTACTCAACAAGGAAGGCTTGATCACAGTTCTTATAAAATTGAGGAGGATGGTAGCCCAAAACCATTAAAATCTTATGAAACAGGATATAAAGACACTGCTGGTGGATTGAAGTACCAGAACAGAAGGGAGAGAACTGTCCTAGAAAGGGAGCACGGGGATGGTTCACTTCACTGGAAACAAGGCACACTGCCTAGTTCTGCTGGAACCTACATAAAGACCAATGTTAAGGATGCCCCATCTGCTAATGACAATAATGGCAATGAAGACCATGTTGCTAACTCGTTGAGGAAGGCCAGGAGAGGAGATATAGAAAGGTCCTACTGCAAAAGTCCTCTGCCACCTCCTTAT GTTAAGCCAAATGTTAAACCCCCGAAGGATGGCAAGTACGGGTCCAAATCGGAGTCTGTTTTTGACG GCTCGAAAATTCCTTTGGCACCTAAAAGCGAAATTCCTGGTCCATTTATTGAGAAACTCCATTTAGGTTCATCTCGTCCTGATGATGAGAGAAAGGAAGTTGGGCCTGGAAGAATGACAAGTCATGATGATAATAAACAGTTCCCTTACCAAGATGACATGCCTGGTTATCCTGTCCCAAAACCAAAATCATCAAGGAGGAAACATTCAAAATCACGATCTGCTCATGACGAGATTGATTATGAGGATGCTCATACTGGAAGATCATCAAGAAGTAGGAGAAAAGATGATCCAAGACGTGGCCTGCAGATACTGTTTGATGATGAGCGTGGCCAGAAAGATGAGGAGGAAAGGATCATTGACAAGCTGTTGATGCACTACAGCAAGAAACCTTCTGCCTATGAACCTGGAAAAGTGAGAAGAAAAAGTAGAAGCCGTCATGCCCATGGTTCAGGTGGATCTCCAGTTGATAATAGCAGGCCTAAGTACGACGACGATCCGGAAGTCGTTACACTTCCTCCACGATCAGTTTCCCTCCCACGTGAACAAACAACAGCCCCAGTGGAACCAGCCAAGGTTTTTGCTCGTGCTGCTTCATTTCAGCCCGAGAGGCCCAACCTGGCTCGGCATGTGCACCCAAACTTGCCAGATTGTGATGATTTGGCAGCTAGAATTGCAGCCTTGAGAGGAAGTTAA
- the LOC104436604 gene encoding uncharacterized protein LOC104436604 isoform X7 has translation MLDGLLGRGFAAKCKSLIKLTRSRIDVIRRKRQATQKFLKKDMADLLANGLDTNAYGRAEGLLVELTLSSCYDHVDQFCEVLLKQMSTMQKQSECPEECREAVSSLMFAAARFSDLPELRDLRDSFQERYGNSLECFINQEFSNKLAGKPSTLEKKVKLMQDIASEFSIRWDARAFEQRMSRNSSTVQEQPKDHGLLSHATDYSKLTNAKYIPLKGDKLNFPPKQSFEEVDEGQRFRNNMGANGFRRNDLNPQPKLESTGNKWNEFEDVISRKDDHDTQQGRPGRASYKAEEGTSLKQVKSGASSHERRHKDTNGTQRGRLGHSSYKIEEDSSPKPIKSQETGYKDTAGGLKYQNRRERTVPEREHGDGSLHWKQGTLPSSAGTYIKTNVKDAPSANDNNGNEDHAANSLRKARREDIERSYCKSPLPPPYVKPNVKPPKDGKYGFKSESVFEGSKIPLAPKSEIPGPFIEKLHLGSSRPDDERKEVGPGRMTSHDDNKQFPYQDDMPGYPVPKPKSSRRKHSKSRSAHDEIDYEDAHTGRSSRSRRKDDPRRGLQILFDDERGQKDEEERIIDKLLMHYSKKPSAYEPGKVRRKSRSRHAHGSGGSPVDNSRPKYDDDPEVVTLPPRSVSLPREQTTAPVEPAKVFARAASFQPERPNLARHVHPNLPDCDDLAARIAALRGS, from the exons ATGCTGGACGGCTTGCTCGGTCGCGGCTTCGCCGCCAAGTG CAAATCGCTGATCAAGCTGACGAGGTCGAGGATCGATGTCATACGGCGGAAGCGGCAGGCGACGcagaagtttttgaagaaagACATGGCCGATCTCCTCGCCAATGGCCTCGACACCAACGCTTATGGCCGG GCTGAAGGACTTCTGGTTGAATTGACGCTCTCGTCATGCTATGATCATGTCGATCAGTTTTGCGAGGTCTTGTTGAAGCAAATGTCGACAATGCAAAAGCAGAG TGAATGCCCAGAGGAATGTCGCGAGGCTGTATCCTCCCTGATGTTTGCTGCTGCAAGATTTTCTGATTTGCCAGAGTTGCGCGACCTTAGGGATAGTTTCCAAGAGAGATATGGAAATTCCTTGGAATGTTTCATAAATCAAGAG TTTTCCAATAAATTAGCCGGAAAGCCTTCTACACTGGAAAAGAAAGTTAAGCTAATGCAAGACATAGCATCAGAGTTTTCGATAAGGTGGGATGCAAGAGCTTTTGAACAGAGAATGTCCAGAAACTCTTCGACTGTCCAG GAGCAACCGAAAGATCACGGACTTCTTTCCCATGCCACTGATTACTCTAAATTAACGAATGCCAAGTATATACCTTTGAAAGGAGATAAGCTGAATTTCCCTCCAAAGCAAAGTTTTGAAGAAGTGGATGAAGGGCAGAGGTTCCGTAATAACATGGGAGCCAATGGCTTTAGAAGAAATGACCTCAATCCTCAACCAAAGCTTGAATCAACTGGCAACAAGTGGAATGAGTTTGAGGACGTTATCTCGAGGAAAGATGATCATGATACCCAACAAGGAAGGCCTGGTCGTGCCTCTTATAAAGCTGAGGAGGGTACTAGCTTGAAACAAGTTAAATCTGGTGCTTCATCTCATGAAAGACGACATAAGGACACTAATGGTACTCAACGAGGAAGGCTTGGTCACAGCTCTTATAAAATTGAGGAGGATAGTAGCCCAAAACCAATTAAATCTCAGGAAACAGGATATAAAGACACTGCTGGTGGATTGAAGTACCAGAACAGAAGGGAGAGAACTGTCCCAGAAAGGGAGCACGGGGATGGTTCACTTCACTGGAAACAAGGCACACTGCCTAGTTCTGCTGGAACCTACATAAAGACCAATGTTAAGGATGCCCCATCTGCTAATGACAATAATGGCAATGAAGACCATGCTGCGAACTCATTGAGGAAGGCTAGGAGAGAAGATATAGAAAGGTCCTACTGCAAAAGTCCTCTGCCACCTCCTTATGTTAAGCCAAATGTTAAACCCCCGAAGGATGGCAAGTACGGCTTCAAATCGGAGTCTGTTTTTGAAGGCTCGAAAATTCCTTTGGCACCTAAAAGCGAAATTCCTGGTCCATTTATTGAGAAACTCCATTTAGGTTCATCTCGTCCTGATGATGAGAGAAAGGAAGTTGGGCCTGGAAGAATGACAAGTCATGATGATAATAAACAGTTCCCTTACCAAGATGACATGCCTGGTTATCCTGTCCCAAAACCAAAATCATCAAGGAGGAAACATTCAAAATCACGATCTGCTCATGACGAGATTGATTATGAGGATGCTCATACTGGAAGATCATCAAGAAGTAGGAGAAAAGATGATCCAAGACGTGGCCTGCAGATACTGTTTGATGATGAGCGTGGCCAGAAAGATGAGGAGGAAAGGATCATTGACAAGCTGTTGATGCACTACAGCAAGAAACCTTCTGCCTATGAACCTGGAAAAGTGAGAAGAAAAAGTAGAAGCCGTCATGCCCATGGTTCAGGTGGATCTCCAGTTGATAATAGCAGGCCTAAGTACGACGACGATCCGGAAGTCGTTACACTTCCTCCACGATCAGTTTCCCTCCCACGTGAACAAACAACAGCCCCAGTGGAACCAGCCAAGGTTTTTGCTCGTGCTGCTTCATTTCAGCCCGAGAGGCCCAACCTGGCTCGGCATGTGCACCCAAACTTGCCAGATTGTGATGATTTGGCAGCTAGAATTGCAGCCTTGAGAGGAAGTTAA
- the LOC104436604 gene encoding uncharacterized protein LOC104436604 isoform X5 has product MLDGLLGRGFAAKCKSLIKLTRSRIDVIRRKRQATQKFLKKDMADLLANGLDINAYGRAEGLLVELTLSSCYDYVDLCCQFLLKQMSTIQKQSECPEECREAVSSLMFAAARFSDLPELRDLRDSFQERYGNSLECFINQEFSNKLAGKPSTLEKKVKLMQDIASEFSIRWDARAFEQRMSRNSSTVQEQPKDHGLLSHATDYSKLTNAKYIPLKGDKLNFPPKQSFEEVDEGQRFRNNMGANGFRRNDLNPQPKLESTGNKWNEFEDVISRKDDHDTQQGRPGRASYKAEEGTSLKQVKSGASSHERRHKDTNGTQRGRLGHSSYKIEEDSSPKPIKSQETGYKDTAGGLKYQNRRERTVPEREHGDGSLHWKQGTLPSSAGTYIKTNVKDAPSANDNNGNEDHAANSLRKARREDIERSYCKSPLPPPYVKPNVKPPKDGKYGFKSESVFEGSKIPLAPKSEIPGPFIEKLHLGSSRPDDERKEVGPGRMTSHDDNKQFPYQDDMPGYPVPKPKSSRRKHSKSRSAHDEIDYEDAHTGRSSRSRRKDDPRRGLQILFDDERGQKDEEERIIDKLLMHYSKKPSAYEPGKVRRKSRSRHAHGSGGSPVDNSRPKYDDDPEVVTLPPRSVSLPREQTTAPVEPAKVFARAASFQPERPNLARHVHPNLPDCDDLAARIAALRGS; this is encoded by the exons ATGCTGGACGGCTTGCTCGGTCGCGGCTTCGCCGCTAAGTG CAAATCGCTGATCAAGCTGACGAGGTCGAGGATCGATGTCATACGGAGGAAGCGGCAGGCGACGCAGAAGTTCCTGAAGAAAGACATGGCCGATCTCCTCGCCAATGGCCTCGACATCAATGCGTATGGACGG GCTGAAGGACTTCTGGTCGAATTGACGCTCTCGTCGTGCTATGATTATGTTGATCTGTGTTGCCAGTTCTTGTTGAAGCAAATGTCGACAATACAAAAGCAGAG TGAATGCCCAGAGGAATGTCGCGAGGCTGTATCCTCCCTGATGTTTGCTGCTGCAAGATTTTCTGATTTGCCAGAGTTGCGCGACCTTAGGGATAGTTTCCAAGAGAGATATGGAAATTCCTTGGAATGTTTCATAAATCAAGAG TTTTCCAATAAATTAGCCGGAAAGCCTTCTACACTGGAAAAGAAAGTTAAGCTAATGCAAGACATAGCATCAGAGTTTTCGATAAGGTGGGATGCAAGAGCTTTTGAACAGAGAATGTCCAGAAACTCTTCGACTGTCCAG GAGCAACCGAAAGATCACGGACTTCTTTCCCATGCCACTGATTACTCTAAATTAACGAATGCCAAGTATATACCTTTGAAAGGAGATAAGCTGAATTTCCCTCCAAAGCAAAGTTTTGAAGAAGTGGATGAAGGGCAGAGGTTCCGTAATAACATGGGAGCCAATGGCTTTAGAAGAAATGACCTCAATCCTCAACCAAAGCTTGAATCAACTGGCAACAAGTGGAATGAGTTTGAGGACGTTATCTCGAGGAAAGATGATCATGATACCCAACAAGGAAGGCCTGGTCGTGCCTCTTATAAAGCTGAGGAGGGTACTAGCTTGAAACAAGTTAAATCTGGTGCTTCATCTCATGAAAGACGACATAAGGACACTAATGGTACTCAACGAGGAAGGCTTGGTCACAGCTCTTATAAAATTGAGGAGGATAGTAGCCCAAAACCAATTAAATCTCAGGAAACAGGATATAAAGACACTGCTGGTGGATTGAAGTACCAGAACAGAAGGGAGAGAACTGTCCCAGAAAGGGAGCACGGGGATGGTTCACTTCACTGGAAACAAGGCACACTGCCTAGTTCTGCTGGAACCTACATAAAGACCAATGTTAAGGATGCCCCATCTGCTAATGACAATAATGGCAATGAAGACCATGCTGCGAACTCATTGAGGAAGGCTAGGAGAGAAGATATAGAAAGGTCCTACTGCAAAAGTCCTCTGCCACCTCCTTATGTTAAGCCAAATGTTAAACCCCCGAAGGATGGCAAGTACGGCTTCAAATCGGAGTCTGTTTTTGAAGGCTCGAAAATTCCTTTGGCACCTAAAAGCGAAATTCCTGGTCCATTTATTGAGAAACTCCATTTAGGTTCATCTCGTCCTGATGATGAGAGAAAGGAAGTTGGGCCTGGAAGAATGACAAGTCATGATGATAATAAACAGTTCCCTTACCAAGATGACATGCCTGGTTATCCTGTCCCAAAACCAAAATCATCAAGGAGGAAACATTCAAAATCACGATCTGCTCATGACGAGATTGATTATGAGGATGCTCATACTGGAAGATCATCAAGAAGTAGGAGAAAAGATGATCCAAGACGTGGCCTGCAGATACTGTTTGATGATGAGCGTGGCCAGAAAGATGAGGAGGAAAGGATCATTGACAAGCTGTTGATGCACTACAGCAAGAAACCTTCTGCCTATGAACCTGGAAAAGTGAGAAGAAAAAGTAGAAGCCGTCATGCCCATGGTTCAGGTGGATCTCCAGTTGATAATAGCAGGCCTAAGTACGACGACGATCCGGAAGTCGTTACACTTCCTCCACGATCAGTTTCCCTCCCACGTGAACAAACAACAGCCCCAGTGGAACCAGCCAAGGTTTTTGCTCGTGCTGCTTCATTTCAGCCCGAGAGGCCCAACCTGGCTCGGCATGTGCACCCAAACTTGCCAGATTGTGATGATTTGGCAGCTAGAATTGCAGCCTTGAGAGGAAGTTAA